In a single window of the Leptolyngbyaceae cyanobacterium genome:
- a CDS encoding ankyrin repeat domain-containing protein, producing the protein MATTLDKDILLRRAAQSGDLNRVKELLLEGANVNATDKDGTTALMFAARNGYAEIARVLIKSGARVNQPRKLYRLTALMLAAANQQVDVIQILLTSGADVNATNVDGSTALMVAALKGHGDVVQILLAANAEIDIKDKDEDTALTLAAQHGHTEVVKILLASGASVNVASSGGETPLTLAAGQNHSQTVAVLLSYGADVNVKTQEGRTALMFAAESGYLEITQQLLAASAEVNAKDKEDETALNLASDQGHFAIVKVLLDAGANVNAKNLDGWTALMAAASGGYSTIVNALLNKGADINAQDTDGETALHLAVIEGHADVVEILLNRGADVNAKNSLGDTPLLVAVLQDYTQIVKSLLEKGADSNIKNFEETALKMAISRGNLDMAKVLLDGGADINLLSDDGKSALIIATENSDIDMMRLLIRAGANLNLQDKVGTTALIWAASRGYGEAVKILLDAGADAKLKNKGGYTALMIAQLNDYSDVVKLFKEFGIQE; encoded by the coding sequence ATGGCCACTACTCTAGATAAAGACATTTTATTAAGACGAGCAGCGCAAAGTGGAGACCTCAATCGAGTAAAAGAATTACTCCTAGAGGGCGCTAACGTTAATGCTACAGACAAAGACGGTACAACGGCTTTGATGTTTGCTGCTCGCAATGGCTACGCGGAAATTGCCCGAGTATTAATTAAATCTGGTGCCAGGGTTAATCAACCAAGGAAACTATACCGTTTAACAGCTTTGATGTTGGCGGCAGCAAATCAGCAGGTCGATGTCATTCAGATTTTGTTAACTAGCGGTGCTGATGTAAATGCCACCAATGTTGACGGTAGTACAGCATTGATGGTAGCAGCGCTCAAAGGTCACGGTGATGTAGTGCAGATTTTGTTAGCAGCTAATGCAGAAATTGATATTAAAGACAAAGATGAGGATACTGCTCTTACTCTAGCTGCCCAACACGGACATACGGAAGTCGTGAAAATCTTGCTAGCCAGTGGTGCGAGTGTAAATGTTGCTAGCAGCGGCGGTGAAACTCCTCTCACTTTAGCCGCAGGTCAAAATCATTCTCAAACAGTAGCCGTGTTGCTAAGTTACGGGGCCGATGTTAACGTCAAGACGCAAGAGGGCAGAACAGCTTTAATGTTTGCTGCTGAATCTGGTTATTTAGAAATTACTCAACAGCTGTTAGCAGCATCTGCTGAAGTTAATGCCAAAGACAAAGAGGATGAGACAGCTTTGAATCTCGCTTCTGACCAAGGTCATTTTGCGATTGTCAAAGTACTTTTAGACGCTGGTGCTAATGTAAATGCTAAAAACTTAGATGGGTGGACGGCGTTAATGGCAGCAGCATCTGGAGGTTACAGCACTATTGTTAATGCTTTGTTAAATAAAGGGGCTGATATTAATGCTCAAGATACAGATGGGGAAACTGCTTTACATTTAGCCGTTATCGAAGGTCATGCCGACGTAGTTGAAATCCTGCTTAACCGGGGGGCTGACGTTAATGCTAAAAATTCTCTCGGCGACACCCCTTTATTAGTTGCAGTTTTACAAGATTACACTCAAATTGTCAAATCATTACTAGAAAAAGGTGCAGATTCTAATATTAAAAATTTCGAGGAAACCGCTTTAAAAATGGCTATATCTCGTGGCAATCTAGATATGGCAAAAGTGTTGTTGGATGGCGGTGCTGATATTAATTTGCTGAGTGATGATGGAAAGAGCGCGTTGATAATTGCTACTGAAAACTCAGATATCGACATGATGCGGCTGTTGATTAGAGCAGGCGCAAATTTGAATCTTCAAGATAAAGTCGGTACAACTGCTTTAATTTGGGCAGCTTCAAGGGGTTATGGTGAGGCGGTGAAAATTTTGTTGGATGCTGGTGCTGATGCAAAGTTGAAAAATAAAGGTGGTTATACGGCTTTGATGATTGCTCAATTGAATGATTATTCTGATGTGGTGAAATTATTTAAAGAGTTTGGGATACAGGAGTAA
- the purH gene encoding bifunctional phosphoribosylaminoimidazolecarboxamide formyltransferase/IMP cyclohydrolase: protein MARLALLSVSDKTGLIDLARSLVEEFGFDLISSGGTAKAIKEAGLPVTKVSDYTGSPEILGGRVKTLHPRIHGGILARRDLAQDVADLEVNQIRPIDLVVVNLYPFEQTIAKEGVTLPEAIEQIDIGGPAMLRASAKNFAHLTVLCNPAQYNAYLVELRQNDGQASLAFRQARALEAFSHTAAYDRAIASYLSNQSAKPVEESDLPQVFTLSGQQLQSLRYGENPHQPAAWYQTGTSASGWASATKLQGKELSYNNLVDLEAARRIIAEFTDKPAATIIKHTNPCGTAEADTLLEAYEKAFNADSVSAFGGIVALNKSIDAPTATALTKTFLECIVAPGCEAEAQEILAAKSKVRVLISPDLTSGPKETVRSIAGGFLVQTADDAVENPSQWQVVTEKQPTPEQLAELLFAWKVCKHVKSNAIVVTRDRTTIGVGAGQMNRVGSVKIALEQAGEKTQGAFLASDGFFPFDDSVRTAAAAGIIAIVQPGGSLRDQDSIKAANELGIIMVLTGIRHFLH from the coding sequence ATGGCACGTCTGGCACTCCTAAGCGTATCTGATAAAACAGGGCTAATCGACCTCGCTCGCAGTTTAGTAGAAGAATTCGGCTTTGACTTAATCAGCAGTGGCGGTACTGCCAAAGCCATTAAGGAGGCTGGACTGCCAGTAACAAAAGTTTCTGATTATACCGGGTCGCCCGAAATTCTGGGGGGACGAGTGAAAACCCTCCATCCCCGCATTCACGGCGGTATTCTCGCCCGTCGGGACTTAGCCCAAGATGTGGCAGATTTGGAAGTTAATCAAATTCGCCCGATTGATTTGGTAGTAGTGAATCTTTATCCTTTCGAGCAAACTATTGCCAAAGAAGGGGTAACTTTACCCGAAGCTATCGAACAAATCGATATCGGCGGCCCTGCTATGTTAAGAGCATCGGCGAAAAACTTTGCTCACTTAACAGTTTTGTGTAATCCCGCTCAATATAATGCTTATTTAGTAGAATTACGGCAAAATGATGGTCAAGCTAGTTTGGCATTTAGACAAGCTCGTGCATTAGAGGCATTTTCTCATACTGCTGCTTACGATCGCGCGATCGCATCTTACCTGAGCAACCAATCTGCCAAACCAGTAGAAGAATCTGACTTACCACAAGTATTTACCCTCAGCGGACAACAACTACAATCACTCCGCTACGGCGAAAATCCCCACCAACCAGCCGCCTGGTATCAAACCGGAACATCTGCCAGCGGTTGGGCAAGCGCGACTAAACTACAAGGAAAAGAACTAAGTTACAACAACTTAGTAGATTTAGAAGCAGCAAGAAGAATTATTGCCGAATTTACCGACAAACCAGCCGCCACAATCATCAAACATACCAATCCTTGTGGCACGGCAGAAGCAGATACTCTCCTCGAAGCGTATGAAAAAGCTTTTAATGCTGACTCAGTTTCCGCGTTTGGGGGAATTGTCGCACTCAACAAATCTATCGACGCACCGACTGCCACTGCTTTAACTAAAACATTTTTAGAATGTATCGTAGCGCCAGGCTGTGAAGCAGAAGCGCAAGAAATTCTCGCTGCTAAATCAAAAGTGCGGGTGTTAATTTCCCCAGACTTAACCAGTGGGCCAAAAGAAACCGTTAGGTCAATTGCAGGTGGTTTTCTAGTACAAACTGCCGATGATGCCGTAGAAAATCCCAGCCAATGGCAAGTAGTCACTGAGAAACAGCCAACGCCAGAACAGTTAGCAGAATTGTTATTTGCCTGGAAAGTCTGCAAGCACGTTAAGTCTAATGCTATTGTAGTCACGCGCGATCGTACTACGATCGGAGTCGGTGCCGGACAAATGAACCGAGTTGGTTCTGTCAAAATAGCCTTAGAACAAGCAGGCGAAAAAACCCAAGGCGCTTTTCTCGCCAGCGATGGTTTCTTTCCATTCGACGACTCGGTGAGAACGGCTGCCGCTGCTGGAATAATTGCGATCGTTCAACCCGGTGGCAGTTTGCGAGACCAAGACTCCATCAAAGCCGCCAATGAATTAGGCATCATCATGGTCTTAACTGGCATTCGCCACTTCTTACATTAA
- a CDS encoding alpha/beta hydrolase gives MSLQFITVNPTTNQPPTGLIVALHGWGANAQDLASVAPFLNLPDYRFLFPNAPYPHPYVAGGRAWYDFQTKQGLQESRQLLTDWLTNLEKTTGVPLSRTILAGFSQGGAMTLDVGLKLPLAGLVSLSGYLHPVSPEAKSDKFPPVLIVHGRQDSIVPISAAVKARDTLSSLGVALEYQEFDMGHEVTPAVLSLMQSFVLQVISSASPLS, from the coding sequence TTGTCTTTACAATTTATTACAGTTAACCCAACAACAAACCAACCCCCAACAGGTTTAATCGTTGCTTTACATGGCTGGGGTGCGAACGCGCAGGATTTGGCATCTGTAGCACCTTTTTTGAATTTGCCCGATTATCGGTTCTTATTTCCCAACGCGCCTTATCCTCATCCCTATGTAGCAGGAGGAAGGGCATGGTATGACTTTCAAACCAAACAAGGTTTACAGGAAAGTCGCCAACTGTTGACTGACTGGCTGACTAATTTGGAAAAGACGACAGGCGTTCCCCTATCTCGAACCATTTTGGCGGGGTTTTCTCAAGGTGGGGCGATGACCTTAGATGTGGGATTAAAATTACCCTTGGCAGGCTTGGTGTCTTTGAGTGGCTACCTCCATCCCGTTTCGCCAGAAGCAAAGAGCGATAAATTTCCCCCAGTTTTAATCGTGCATGGCAGACAAGATTCGATCGTACCGATTAGTGCAGCAGTGAAAGCAAGAGATACTCTATCCAGCTTGGGAGTAGCGTTAGAGTATCAAGAGTTTGATATGGGGCATGAAGTAACGCCAGCCGTGTTAAGTTTAATGCAAAGTTTTGTATTACAGGTTATTTCATCTGCAAGTCCTCTGTCTTAA
- a CDS encoding DUF2555 domain-containing protein produces MKMVNVPKRDISALTPTDVAELAKRLEQDDYTSAFEGLDDWHLLRSIAFQRPELVEPYVHLLDLEAYDEA; encoded by the coding sequence ATGAAAATGGTTAACGTTCCTAAGCGGGATATTTCTGCTTTGACACCGACAGACGTTGCTGAGTTAGCCAAACGTCTCGAACAAGATGATTACACAAGCGCGTTTGAAGGTTTGGATGATTGGCATTTGCTTCGTTCGATTGCTTTTCAGCGCCCGGAGTTAGTTGAACCCTACGTTCATTTACTCGATTTGGAAGCTTACGACGAAGCTTAA
- the coaBC gene encoding bifunctional phosphopantothenoylcysteine decarboxylase/phosphopantothenate--cysteine ligase CoaBC: MENRKSQRVLIGITGGIAAYKVCEVVSALAKSGVEVRVILTDAASEFISPLTLATLSRHPAYTDKDFWQPIHGRPLHIELGEWADVFVIAPLTANTLAKLAFGLADNLLTNTVLASSCPILLAPAMNTDMWEQATVQRNWQQVLTDKRYHGVGPGAGILACDRLGAGRMAEPDEILPYIQSLLHTKGKRDLTGKQVLISAGGTREYLDPVRFIGNPSTGKMGLAIARAALHRGASVTLVRAPATWETPQGIREIAVTSAAEMQQAMLASFSSADLIIMSAAVADVKPAHYAAEKLPKKMLPNSLSLASVPDIVAELGKLKQTHQILVGFAAQTGDIVTPALGKLQSKKLDAIVANPIDKSDSGFGSDHNQAIFIDAGGRQLEIEHCTKLEMAHLLFDFLRIVS; the protein is encoded by the coding sequence ATGGAAAATCGAAAATCGCAACGGGTTTTGATTGGCATAACTGGTGGAATTGCTGCTTATAAAGTTTGTGAAGTGGTTTCAGCATTAGCCAAATCTGGGGTTGAGGTGCGAGTTATCTTGACTGATGCTGCTAGTGAATTTATTAGTCCCTTAACCCTGGCTACTCTTTCTCGTCATCCAGCTTATACGGATAAGGATTTTTGGCAACCGATACACGGACGACCGCTACATATTGAATTGGGAGAATGGGCGGATGTTTTCGTTATTGCTCCCTTAACTGCTAATACTTTAGCAAAACTGGCTTTTGGTTTGGCTGATAATTTACTGACCAATACGGTACTTGCTTCTAGTTGTCCGATTTTATTAGCGCCTGCGATGAATACGGATATGTGGGAACAGGCGACGGTGCAGCGAAATTGGCAACAAGTTCTCACAGATAAAAGATATCACGGAGTAGGGCCGGGTGCTGGTATTTTAGCGTGCGATCGCCTTGGTGCCGGTCGTATGGCAGAACCTGACGAAATCTTACCTTACATTCAATCTTTATTACATACTAAAGGCAAACGAGATTTAACCGGAAAACAAGTATTAATTAGTGCTGGCGGAACAAGGGAATATTTAGATCCCGTGCGCTTTATCGGTAATCCTTCTACTGGCAAAATGGGATTGGCAATTGCACGCGCCGCACTCCATCGCGGTGCATCGGTAACGCTGGTACGCGCACCCGCTACTTGGGAAACGCCGCAGGGAATCAGAGAAATTGCCGTTACCAGTGCAGCCGAAATGCAACAAGCAATGCTCGCATCTTTTTCCTCTGCTGATTTAATTATTATGTCAGCAGCCGTGGCGGATGTGAAACCTGCTCATTACGCTGCCGAGAAATTGCCCAAAAAAATGTTACCAAATTCTTTATCTTTGGCATCAGTACCCGACATCGTGGCAGAGTTAGGAAAATTAAAGCAAACCCATCAAATTTTAGTTGGATTTGCTGCTCAAACAGGAGATATTGTCACCCCAGCTTTAGGAAAATTGCAGTCAAAAAAATTAGATGCAATTGTCGCCAATCCTATCGATAAATCAGATAGCGGTTTTGGCAGTGACCATAACCAAGCAATATTTATTGATGCAGGAGGAAGGCAGTTAGAAATCGAACATTGCACTAAATTAGAAATGGCTCATCTTCTATTTGATTTTTTACGAATTGTAAGTTGA
- a CDS encoding methyl-accepting chemotaxis protein translates to MFNFDSLKLRGRILLGYGVPLLLTVAATSAVIVNAKKVEQQGIAIDRGWTLVRDTDRLELLLYKRQSLIRAYLLTSDRQFLQLYEETVQDYNELIQSLDATVQFTTPQQAERLEELKTLGKKIYEANIEMANLVKAGKDSAAINLFSKGEILPLVDEATVVFRKLNSTEDELQSQREKEGNIAMQLLIFTALFGTLTAILMAILIGSWLASRITKQVNEIATNIAASSTEIAVTVEQQERTALQQSSSVNETTTTMDQLSASAQQSAEKAQTAAVGAQQILTLATEGNQAVSRTLENMLVLTSRVSTLAEQISLLKEQTHQIGSISGLVADLATQTNMLALNAAVEAVRAGENGKGFAVVAAEIRKLADRSKKSAEKINILVINIQSALSSIVMVTNDSTKAVSQSTQVSKQTAEVFERVTQAIDDVVESIQQISLNTKQQAMGVEQVVVAMNNLNKSARDNASGISQTKVSTHQLNEAAQNLKAVV, encoded by the coding sequence GTGTTCAATTTCGATAGCCTTAAGCTTAGAGGACGCATCCTTCTTGGGTATGGAGTTCCTTTACTTCTTACTGTAGCAGCAACTTCAGCAGTAATTGTCAATGCCAAAAAAGTGGAGCAGCAAGGAATTGCCATAGACCGGGGTTGGACCCTAGTTAGAGATACCGATCGACTAGAATTATTGCTGTATAAACGACAGTCACTGATTCGGGCTTATCTACTAACAAGCGATCGACAATTTTTGCAGCTATATGAAGAAACCGTTCAAGATTATAACGAATTGATTCAATCTTTAGACGCAACAGTTCAATTCACAACTCCACAGCAAGCAGAGAGATTAGAAGAATTAAAGACCCTTGGTAAAAAGATTTATGAAGCTAACATTGAAATGGCTAACTTAGTTAAAGCAGGTAAGGATAGCGCAGCAATTAACCTATTTTCTAAAGGGGAAATACTACCTTTAGTTGACGAGGCAACAGTAGTATTCCGCAAACTCAATAGCACCGAAGACGAATTGCAGTCACAACGGGAAAAAGAGGGAAATATTGCAATGCAACTCCTCATATTCACCGCACTCTTTGGCACGCTGACTGCGATATTAATGGCAATTTTAATTGGTTCTTGGCTGGCATCCCGAATCACCAAACAAGTTAATGAAATTGCCACAAATATTGCTGCTTCTTCTACAGAAATTGCGGTTACCGTAGAACAGCAAGAACGAACAGCCCTTCAGCAATCTAGCTCCGTCAATGAAACTACTACTACGATGGATCAATTGAGCGCATCTGCTCAACAATCAGCGGAAAAAGCTCAAACTGCTGCTGTGGGGGCTCAACAAATTTTGACACTAGCAACAGAGGGTAACCAAGCGGTGAGTCGTACCCTGGAAAATATGCTGGTGCTTACTTCTCGTGTCAGCACTCTAGCCGAACAAATTTCGCTTTTAAAGGAGCAAACCCATCAAATCGGTAGTATTTCTGGGCTAGTTGCCGATTTAGCAACCCAGACTAATATGCTAGCTTTAAATGCTGCTGTAGAAGCAGTGAGAGCCGGAGAAAACGGTAAAGGATTTGCAGTAGTTGCCGCAGAAATTCGCAAACTAGCAGATCGAAGTAAAAAATCAGCCGAAAAAATTAATATCCTCGTGATTAATATTCAGTCTGCTCTCAGTTCAATTGTAATGGTTACTAATGATAGTACGAAAGCGGTTTCCCAGAGTACTCAAGTTTCCAAACAAACCGCAGAAGTATTCGAGCGAGTTACACAAGCGATCGATGACGTTGTGGAAAGCATACAGCAAATATCTTTAAATACCAAGCAACAAGCTATGGGCGTAGAGCAGGTAGTAGTAGCAATGAATAACCTTAATAAGTCAGCAAGAGATAATGCTAGCGGTATCAGTCAAACTAAAGTGAGTACTCATCAACTGAATGAAGCTGCTCAAAATTTAAAGGCTGTGGTGTAA
- a CDS encoding gamma-glutamylcyclotransferase has product MSIERCPIEQAWTSSRYSQQQPQIEPTFYYFAYGSCMCPVDLKRTLGENTNHYAIGPATLKGYRLGFYKRSQLRNCGVLDIVADPNSYVEGVLYQLPWRLSDRLDEREEVPTNGYRHETIAVNCQGKLYKNVRTYVVVNKLSEELAPNDWYFNVVLRGAVTCGLPEEYCWQLFDRMYQLQQRYYQIQTLRSA; this is encoded by the coding sequence ATGAGCATAGAGCGTTGCCCCATCGAGCAAGCGTGGACATCATCTCGCTACTCACAACAGCAACCCCAGATCGAACCAACTTTTTACTATTTTGCTTACGGGTCTTGTATGTGTCCGGTTGACTTGAAGCGGACGCTGGGGGAAAATACCAACCATTACGCGATCGGCCCTGCTACGCTAAAAGGTTATCGGTTAGGCTTTTATAAACGCTCTCAACTTCGCAATTGCGGTGTATTAGATATAGTGGCCGATCCGAACTCCTATGTAGAAGGAGTGTTATATCAATTACCTTGGCGATTGAGCGATCGTTTAGACGAAAGAGAAGAAGTTCCCACCAACGGCTATCGTCACGAAACGATCGCTGTTAATTGCCAAGGTAAATTGTATAAAAATGTACGAACTTACGTAGTAGTCAACAAACTATCCGAAGAATTAGCACCAAATGACTGGTATTTTAATGTAGTGTTACGCGGTGCGGTAACTTGCGGACTGCCAGAGGAATACTGCTGGCAATTGTTCGATCGGATGTACCAATTACAGCAGCGTTATTATCAGATACAGACATTGCGCTCGGCCTAG
- a CDS encoding response regulator gives MRILLVDDDRVTADALASTLESQHYLVDVAEDGEKALELLEAFPYDLLLLDVVLPKLDGITLCQKLRVRGLKMPILLLTARDNSIDKVRGLDAGADDYLSKPFDCQELLARIRTLLRRGTNRLLPILEWNELSLSPSTCQVTYKNEILNLTPTEYRLLELFLRNNRRVFSCSDLIEQVWSFDHSPSEETVRSHIKGLRMKMRTAGAPADLIETVYGLGYRLKTLSNQKSTAVLSANQNIEEQGENDRNSLGSSCPIVLSPCINYPGSNSPSQKEVTLKAIAEIWEKFKQSVFNQVEVLQNCATAIEAAMISEDLHQKAITEAHKLTGLLGTLGFAEGSQICRQIETLLRNASDLRDPNLALRLQESIASLKKVLQQPLPQSPQALANVKNSSGTNDRLISAQETISLSENFFHKQPLLLIVDEDLELAELLRREAIAIGLQIQVVSSLSMAREWLTHNHADAIVLDLYFPSTNENGLVLLEELNSSMPYLPAIVLSRRGDFCDRLEVARLGARAFLHKAIPPAQVLAAITQILEPEETTSAKILIVDDDANILNLLETLLKPWELKLTTLKDPRLFWETLEKVLPDLLILDVQMPHLNGIELCQVVRNDPAWGGLPILFLTAHCDPDTVQKVFAAGADDFVSKPIVGPELVTRIVIRLERVRLLRQLAETDPLTRLANRNKLTTHLSQLILLAERTHLPLCFAILDLDNFKKINDEYGHGVGDTVLRWLGGFLSRSFRRHHDIVARWGGDEIAIVMYGIDKATAVQRLKDFLVSINRQEFTNKGIQLPITFSAGVAQYPDNGTDIQTLYRSADIALYQAKTSGRNQVIYIQSVNN, from the coding sequence ATGCGAATTCTTTTAGTAGACGACGATCGAGTTACTGCTGATGCTTTAGCTAGTACTTTGGAGTCGCAGCATTACTTGGTGGATGTAGCGGAAGATGGAGAAAAAGCTTTGGAACTTTTAGAAGCTTTTCCTTATGATTTGCTGCTGCTAGATGTAGTGCTACCTAAATTAGATGGTATTACTCTTTGCCAAAAATTAAGGGTTCGTGGATTAAAAATGCCGATTCTGTTACTGACAGCACGGGACAACAGTATAGATAAAGTCAGGGGTTTGGATGCAGGAGCCGATGATTATCTAAGTAAACCTTTTGACTGCCAAGAATTGCTCGCACGGATTCGCACGTTGCTAAGGCGGGGAACTAATCGGTTGCTGCCGATTTTGGAGTGGAATGAATTGTCTCTATCACCAAGTACTTGTCAAGTTACTTATAAAAATGAAATTTTAAATTTAACTCCTACAGAATATCGTTTATTAGAACTTTTTTTGCGAAATAATCGCCGCGTTTTTAGTTGTAGCGATCTGATCGAACAGGTATGGTCTTTCGATCATTCTCCGAGTGAAGAAACAGTGAGGTCTCATATTAAGGGTTTACGGATGAAGATGCGGACGGCGGGAGCGCCTGCGGATCTAATTGAAACTGTATATGGTTTAGGGTATCGGCTGAAGACTTTATCTAATCAAAAAAGTACTGCGGTGCTTTCTGCAAACCAGAACATTGAGGAACAGGGGGAAAACGATCGAAATTCATTAGGTAGTTCTTGTCCGATCGTTTTATCTCCTTGTATAAACTATCCAGGATCGAATTCCCCTTCTCAGAAGGAAGTCACTTTAAAGGCGATCGCGGAAATTTGGGAAAAATTCAAGCAAAGCGTATTTAATCAGGTAGAAGTATTGCAAAATTGCGCTACTGCGATCGAAGCAGCAATGATTAGTGAGGATTTACACCAAAAGGCAATCACGGAAGCTCATAAACTGACTGGTTTACTAGGTACTTTAGGCTTCGCAGAAGGTTCCCAAATATGCCGTCAAATCGAGACTTTATTACGTAATGCGAGCGATCTTCGCGACCCTAATTTAGCTTTGCGGCTTCAAGAATCGATCGCATCTTTGAAAAAAGTATTGCAACAACCGCTACCCCAATCCCCACAAGCACTTGCTAATGTAAAAAATTCGTCAGGAACCAACGATCGATTAATTTCTGCCCAAGAAACAATCTCTTTATCGGAAAACTTTTTCCATAAACAGCCTTTGCTGTTAATAGTTGATGAAGATCTGGAATTAGCGGAACTTTTACGACGAGAAGCGATCGCGATCGGGCTGCAAATCCAGGTGGTTAGCAGTTTATCAATGGCTAGAGAATGGCTGACCCACAATCATGCGGATGCGATCGTATTGGATTTATATTTTCCTTCTACAAATGAAAATGGCTTGGTATTGTTGGAGGAGTTAAATTCTTCAATGCCCTATTTACCAGCGATCGTCTTGTCAAGACGGGGGGATTTTTGCGATCGCTTAGAAGTGGCGCGGTTGGGAGCAAGAGCTTTTTTACACAAAGCAATTCCTCCCGCTCAAGTGCTAGCAGCAATTACTCAAATATTAGAACCGGAAGAAACTACTTCAGCCAAAATTTTAATTGTAGATGATGATGCTAATATATTAAATCTTTTAGAAACTTTACTAAAACCTTGGGAACTTAAACTAACTACCCTTAAAGACCCCCGTTTGTTTTGGGAAACTTTAGAAAAAGTTTTACCAGATTTATTAATTTTAGATGTACAAATGCCCCATCTTAACGGTATTGAATTGTGCCAGGTGGTGCGTAACGACCCTGCTTGGGGTGGCCTACCAATACTGTTTTTGACTGCCCACTGCGATCCGGATACGGTACAAAAAGTATTTGCGGCTGGTGCTGATGATTTTGTCAGTAAACCTATTGTTGGCCCAGAACTAGTTACGCGCATTGTAATTCGCTTGGAACGAGTACGACTACTGCGCCAATTAGCAGAAACAGACCCCTTGACTAGATTGGCTAATCGAAATAAGTTAACGACGCATCTGAGCCAGTTAATTCTATTAGCTGAACGCACTCATTTACCTTTGTGTTTCGCGATTTTAGATCTCGATAATTTTAAAAAAATTAATGACGAGTACGGACATGGAGTAGGTGACACGGTTTTACGTTGGCTAGGAGGATTTTTGAGCCGCTCTTTTCGCCGTCATCATGATATTGTGGCTCGCTGGGGAGGAGATGAAATTGCGATCGTCATGTACGGTATAGATAAGGCTACCGCAGTACAAAGATTGAAAGATTTTTTAGTTTCCATAAATCGGCAAGAGTTTACGAATAAAGGAATTCAGTTACCCATTACTTTTAGTGCGGGAGTTGCTCAGTATCCCGATAACGGTACTGATATCCAAACTTTATATCGGTCTGCTGACATCGCTCTTTATCAAGCTAAAACATCTGGGCGTAATCAAGTAATTTACATACAATCAGTGAACAATTAG